A section of the Rhodospirillales bacterium genome encodes:
- a CDS encoding transporter substrate-binding domain-containing protein — MKRFFLILLLAPVLWGFCTPANAESAYQRVQRTGTIRCGYLVWTPMMQVDPNTGALSGMNYEYMEAVAKTLGLKIDWVREVPPGQQVEELRTGTIDAICSADGPLVPAMARYVFYTRPIARFPFRIYMRKGDPRLKEGMDKLNADNIRFTIVDGDLSGSVIGMRFPKAKRLSLAMNADPSQMMMDVVTRKADALINDDFTMAAYLKSNPDALQRVEPDIPVADIPNAFSVLQGPDGLPLKTLLDQGIENVKNFGIEAEIFKNYGINPQD; from the coding sequence ATGAAAAGATTTTTCCTGATCCTGCTTCTGGCCCCTGTTTTATGGGGTTTCTGCACACCGGCCAATGCCGAGAGCGCCTATCAGCGCGTCCAGCGTACCGGCACCATACGCTGCGGCTATCTGGTCTGGACGCCGATGATGCAGGTCGATCCGAACACAGGGGCTCTCTCCGGAATGAATTACGAATATATGGAGGCCGTCGCAAAGACGCTGGGGCTTAAAATCGATTGGGTGCGCGAGGTCCCGCCCGGCCAGCAGGTCGAGGAACTGCGCACCGGGACCATCGACGCGATTTGCTCCGCCGACGGGCCTCTGGTCCCGGCCATGGCGCGGTATGTTTTCTATACCCGGCCCATCGCGCGCTTCCCTTTCCGCATTTATATGCGCAAGGGCGACCCGCGCCTGAAAGAAGGCATGGACAAACTGAACGCGGACAATATCCGTTTTACTATCGTCGATGGCGACCTTTCCGGCTCGGTGATCGGGATGCGCTTCCCGAAGGCAAAGCGGCTTTCACTGGCCATGAACGCCGACCCGTCGCAGATGATGATGGATGTCGTCACGCGCAAGGCGGACGCCTTGATCAACGACGATTTCACGATGGCGGCATATTTGAAATCCAATCCGGATGCGCTGCAACGGGTTGAGCCGGATATTCCCGTCGCCGACATTCCCAACGCGTTCAGCGTGCTGCAGGGCCCGGACGGTCTGCCCCTGAAAACCCTGCTCGATCAGGGGATCGAGAACGTCAAGAACTTCGGCATCGAAGCGGAAATTTTTAAAAACTACGGTATCAACCCGCAGGATTAG
- a CDS encoding glycosyltransferase family 4 protein, giving the protein MNILYIDHYAGSPVLGMEYRPYYLARQWVRMGHRVRIVSASYAHTRLRQPRMRGVIDRQGYDGIEYIFLRTPAYQGHGWRRVLNILAFVGQLYLRLRHVVRNFRPDIVIASSAYPFDMGPAQLIARAAGARLVYEVSELWPDSPMEIWGIKPTHPFMRLVRWGQRRACRAADVVISPLPGAEAYLKDYGLAPGKFTVIPNGIEPEEWEDPAQDGHGIDGLVQAVIDRFRAQGRMIVGYAGAHGETGALEVLVEAAAFLRDRKIAFICIGDGPYRAPLADFAEETNVADVFVFAGPLPKRQVPRFLRQMDVLYMGARSLAVYKYGVSFHKIYDYMMAGKPIVMAVDTGNDMLADSACGICVPTGDPKDVASALVKLLEMDPQERNLKGLEAQTHVLLHNAYPVLARNFLEAVGNVAI; this is encoded by the coding sequence ATGAACATTCTTTACATCGACCATTACGCCGGGTCGCCGGTGCTGGGCATGGAATACCGGCCCTATTATCTGGCGCGGCAATGGGTGCGCATGGGGCACCGGGTGCGGATCGTTTCCGCGTCCTATGCACATACAAGGTTGCGCCAGCCCCGGATGCGCGGGGTGATCGACCGGCAGGGCTATGACGGGATCGAGTACATCTTTTTGCGCACGCCCGCCTATCAGGGCCATGGGTGGCGGCGCGTCCTGAACATTCTGGCGTTCGTGGGCCAGTTATATCTGCGCCTGCGCCACGTGGTGCGCAATTTCCGGCCCGATATCGTCATCGCGTCGTCGGCCTATCCGTTCGACATGGGGCCGGCGCAGTTGATCGCGCGCGCGGCGGGGGCAAGGCTGGTTTACGAGGTCAGCGAGCTGTGGCCGGATTCGCCGATGGAAATATGGGGCATCAAGCCCACGCATCCCTTCATGCGGCTTGTGCGTTGGGGCCAGCGGCGGGCGTGCCGTGCGGCCGATGTTGTGATTTCGCCGCTGCCGGGGGCGGAGGCTTACCTGAAGGATTACGGACTTGCGCCCGGTAAATTCACGGTCATCCCCAACGGCATCGAGCCGGAGGAATGGGAAGATCCGGCGCAGGACGGGCACGGCATAGACGGGCTGGTGCAGGCGGTGATCGACCGGTTCCGCGCGCAGGGGCGAATGATCGTCGGGTATGCGGGCGCGCATGGCGAAACCGGCGCGCTTGAAGTCCTGGTCGAGGCGGCGGCGTTTTTGCGCGACCGCAAGATCGCATTCATCTGTATCGGCGACGGGCCTTACCGCGCGCCGCTTGCGGATTTCGCCGAGGAAACCAATGTCGCCGACGTGTTCGTTTTCGCGGGGCCGCTGCCCAAGCGGCAGGTGCCGCGTTTCCTGCGGCAGATGGACGTTCTGTACATGGGGGCGAGGTCGCTGGCCGTGTATAAATACGGCGTTTCGTTCCACAAGATTTACGATTACATGATGGCGGGCAAACCCATCGTCATGGCGGTGGATACCGGGAACGACATGCTGGCGGATTCCGCGTGCGGTATTTGCGTGCCCACGGGTGACCCCAAAGACGTGGCGTCGGCGCTGGTCAAATTGCTGGAAATGGATCCGCAGGAACGCAACCTGAAAGGGCTGGAGGCGCAGACGCATGTCCTGCTGCACAACGCCTATCCCGTCCTTGCCCGCAATTTCCTTGAAGCGGTTGGGAACGTAGCGATTTAG
- a CDS encoding NADH-quinone oxidoreductase subunit G yields the protein MPKLKINDIEIEVAPGTSILQAAEQLGIEIPRFCYHDRLSVPGNCRMCLVEVKGGPPKPQASCALACADNMEVFTDSEMVHKARKGVMEFLLINHPLDCPICDQGGECDLQDQAVAYGFDRSRYFESKRAVKDKDFGPLIETNMTRCIQCTRCVRFATEIAGVDDLGLLNRGEDVEIGTYVGKAIESELSGNLADVCPVGALLNKPNSFRARAWELARTDSIDVLDAVGSNIRVDTRGNEVMRILPRLNEAVNEEWLGDKSRYACDGLKYQRLDRPYIREQGKMRAATWDEAFLKAAEAIKAVSGGQIAALAGDLADVEAVYALRDLMRGMGAGMMDCRVDGARIDVAGAAAGWRFNTTIAGLEQADAIVLVGTDPRKEAPIVNARIRKVWMTKRIPVYVIGQALDLNYPYTHLGTGAEALAALDIKAEKPALILGMGALMGEDAGAVLALARAKAKIADGWNGFNLLHTAAGRMGALSIGFVPPGGQFSKKGIKLWYLMGVDNPDVFSHMIGKDDFVIYQGHHGDAGAARADVILPGAAYTEKTALYMNTEGRVQTTRAAVTPPGMAKEDWKIVRAFSEVLGQTLVYNTHAELRARIAGEFPAFAAVGEITPVAWGDFGAAGAAKTAIFASPVGNYYQTDPVSRASPTMAQCVAAFTAQTKARAA from the coding sequence ATGCCCAAGCTTAAGATCAACGATATCGAAATCGAAGTCGCGCCGGGGACCAGCATCCTGCAGGCGGCGGAGCAACTGGGAATTGAAATCCCGCGCTTTTGCTATCACGACAGGCTGTCCGTGCCGGGCAATTGCCGGATGTGCCTGGTCGAGGTCAAGGGCGGCCCGCCCAAGCCGCAGGCGAGCTGTGCGCTGGCCTGCGCCGACAATATGGAGGTGTTCACCGATTCCGAAATGGTGCACAAGGCGCGCAAGGGCGTGATGGAATTCCTGCTTATCAACCATCCTTTGGATTGCCCCATCTGCGATCAGGGCGGGGAGTGCGATTTGCAGGATCAGGCAGTGGCCTATGGGTTCGACCGCTCGCGCTATTTCGAATCCAAGCGCGCGGTCAAGGACAAGGATTTCGGGCCGTTGATCGAAACCAACATGACGCGCTGCATCCAGTGCACGCGCTGCGTGCGTTTTGCGACCGAGATCGCGGGGGTGGACGATCTGGGGTTGCTCAACCGCGGCGAGGACGTGGAAATCGGCACCTATGTCGGCAAGGCGATCGAAAGCGAGCTTTCGGGCAATCTGGCCGATGTGTGTCCGGTGGGCGCGCTTTTGAACAAGCCGAATTCGTTCCGCGCGCGGGCGTGGGAACTGGCGCGGACAGATTCGATCGACGTGCTGGACGCGGTGGGGTCGAACATCCGCGTCGATACGCGCGGCAACGAGGTCATGCGCATCCTGCCGCGCCTGAACGAGGCAGTGAACGAGGAATGGCTGGGCGATAAGTCGCGCTATGCCTGCGACGGGCTGAAATACCAGCGTCTGGACCGGCCCTATATCCGCGAGCAGGGAAAGATGCGCGCGGCGACATGGGACGAGGCGTTCTTGAAGGCGGCGGAGGCGATCAAGGCCGTTTCCGGCGGCCAGATCGCGGCGCTGGCCGGCGATTTGGCGGATGTCGAGGCTGTATACGCGTTGCGCGACCTGATGCGCGGCATGGGTGCCGGGATGATGGATTGCCGCGTCGACGGAGCGCGGATCGATGTCGCGGGCGCGGCGGCCGGGTGGCGGTTCAACACCACCATCGCGGGGCTGGAGCAGGCGGACGCGATCGTGCTGGTCGGGACCGACCCACGCAAGGAAGCGCCGATCGTCAACGCGCGCATCCGCAAGGTCTGGATGACCAAGCGCATCCCGGTCTACGTGATCGGGCAGGCGCTGGATTTGAATTATCCCTATACGCATCTGGGCACGGGGGCGGAGGCGCTGGCGGCGCTGGACATCAAGGCGGAGAAACCCGCGCTGATCCTCGGCATGGGGGCGCTGATGGGCGAGGACGCGGGCGCGGTGCTGGCGCTTGCGCGGGCCAAGGCGAAAATCGCGGACGGCTGGAACGGCTTCAACCTGCTGCATACCGCCGCCGGGCGCATGGGCGCGCTAAGCATCGGGTTCGTGCCGCCGGGCGGGCAGTTCAGCAAAAAGGGTATCAAGCTCTGGTATCTGATGGGCGTGGACAATCCGGACGTGTTTTCGCACATGATCGGCAAGGATGATTTTGTAATTTATCAAGGACATCACGGCGACGCGGGCGCGGCACGGGCGGACGTGATTTTGCCGGGCGCCGCCTATACCGAAAAAACGGCGCTGTATATGAACACCGAAGGCCGCGTACAGACCACGCGCGCGGCGGTGACGCCGCCGGGCATGGCCAAGGAAGACTGGAAAATCGTGCGCGCGTTTTCGGAAGTGCTGGGCCAGACGCTTGTGTACAACACGCATGCCGAGCTGCGCGCGCGCATCGCGGGCGAGTTTCCGGCCTTTGCCGCGGTGGGCGAGATTACGCCCGTCGCATGGGGCGATTTCGGCGCGGCGGGGGCGGCCAAAACGGCCATATTCGCAAGCCCGGTCGGGAATTATTACCAGACCGACCCGGTTTCGCGGGCCAGCCCGACCATGGCGCAGTGCGTCGCCGCCTTTACGGCGCAAACCAAAGCCAGGGCCGCATAG
- a CDS encoding GxxExxY protein — MPAELEILSKEVIDSAFCVHKELGPGLLEKLYEEALVFEFEDRKIPYVRQKSVRVPYRGKILSCECRIDLLVADQIVVELKTIDRIAPVHEAQIMTYMRLCNAPMGFIVNFNQALIKEGIKRIVMSNNLRNFAPSR; from the coding sequence ATGCCAGCCGAATTGGAAATTCTTTCCAAAGAGGTGATCGACAGTGCGTTTTGCGTTCATAAGGAATTAGGGCCAGGATTACTTGAAAAGCTGTATGAAGAGGCTTTGGTTTTTGAATTTGAGGATAGAAAAATCCCTTATGTCAGGCAGAAATCTGTTCGGGTTCCCTATAGAGGCAAGATACTTTCATGCGAGTGCCGGATTGATTTATTGGTCGCTGATCAGATTGTTGTTGAACTCAAAACAATTGACAGAATAGCGCCGGTTCACGAGGCGCAAATCATGACATATATGAGATTGTGCAATGCTCCCATGGGTTTTATCGTGAATTTTAATCAGGCGCTAATCAAAGAGGGGATCAAACGTATCGTTATGAGTAACAATCTTCGCAATTTCGCGCCTTCGCGGTAA
- the nuoF gene encoding NADH-quinone oxidoreductase subunit NuoF, which produces MLADSDRIFKNIYGWESFSLDAARARGDWDGTGAIVAKGKDWIIEEMKKSGLRGRGGAGFPTGMKWSFMPKPSDKPHYLVINADESEPGTCKDRDILRHEPHKLLEGALIAGHAIGAHKAYIYIRGEFYDESSNVWKAIHEAREAGLLGKNAAGSGWDFDVELHRGGGAYICGEESALLESLEGKKGQPRNKPPFPAMAGLYSCPTTVNNVETIASVPTILRRGGEWFAGIGRDAKNTGTKLFCISGHVNNPCNVEEAMGIPMKDLIEQHAGGVRGGWDNLLAVIPGGSSTPLLPKDICDSVVMDFDSLRAAQSGLGTASLIVMDKSTDIVYAIARLAKFYMHESCGQCTPCREGTGWMYRIMRRMVTGNATIEEIDVLLELTKQIEGHTICALGDAAAWPIQGLFRHFRPVVEQRIMDYRKQARAA; this is translated from the coding sequence ATGCTTGCCGACAGCGACCGGATTTTCAAAAACATCTATGGCTGGGAAAGTTTCTCGCTCGACGCGGCGCGGGCGCGTGGCGATTGGGACGGCACCGGGGCGATCGTCGCCAAGGGCAAGGACTGGATCATCGAGGAGATGAAAAAATCCGGCCTGCGCGGGCGCGGCGGCGCGGGATTCCCCACGGGCATGAAATGGTCGTTCATGCCCAAGCCGTCGGACAAGCCGCATTATCTGGTCATCAACGCCGACGAATCCGAACCCGGCACCTGCAAGGACCGGGACATTCTGCGGCACGAGCCGCACAAGCTTCTGGAAGGCGCCCTGATCGCCGGGCACGCGATCGGCGCGCACAAGGCGTATATCTATATCCGGGGTGAGTTTTACGACGAGAGTTCCAACGTCTGGAAGGCGATCCACGAGGCGCGCGAGGCGGGATTGCTGGGCAAGAACGCCGCCGGTTCGGGCTGGGATTTCGACGTCGAACTGCATCGCGGTGGCGGGGCGTATATCTGCGGGGAAGAATCCGCGCTGCTGGAATCGCTGGAAGGCAAAAAGGGGCAACCGCGCAACAAGCCGCCGTTTCCGGCCATGGCGGGGCTTTATTCCTGTCCGACCACGGTCAACAACGTCGAAACCATCGCGTCTGTGCCGACCATCCTGCGCCGGGGCGGGGAATGGTTCGCCGGTATCGGTCGCGATGCCAAGAACACGGGTACCAAGCTGTTCTGCATTTCCGGGCACGTCAACAATCCGTGCAACGTCGAAGAAGCCATGGGCATCCCGATGAAGGATTTGATCGAACAGCACGCGGGCGGCGTGCGCGGCGGGTGGGACAATCTGCTGGCGGTCATTCCCGGCGGGTCGTCGACACCGCTTTTGCCCAAGGATATCTGCGACAGCGTGGTGATGGATTTCGATTCCCTGCGCGCGGCGCAATCCGGGCTTGGCACCGCAAGTCTGATCGTCATGGATAAATCGACGGACATCGTCTATGCGATCGCGCGGCTGGCGAAATTCTACATGCACGAATCTTGCGGGCAGTGCACGCCGTGCCGCGAGGGGACCGGGTGGATGTACCGGATCATGCGGCGCATGGTCACCGGGAACGCGACGATCGAGGAGATAGACGTATTGCTGGAGCTGACCAAGCAGATAGAGGGGCATACGATCTGCGCGCTGGGCGATGCCGCGGCATGGCCGATTCAAGGCCTGTTCCGGCATTTCCGGCCCGTGGTCGAGCAGCGGATCATGGATTACCGCAAGCAGGCGAGGGCGGCGTGA
- the nuoE gene encoding NADH-quinone oxidoreductase subunit NuoE, whose translation MKPRIAPPDQQPEHFAFADMAKVKAIIARYPEGRQQSAVMPLLDLVMRQTAGEAKSGGGWIPEVAMDEIARILEMPKIKVYEVATFYSMYILAPVGKHHIQCCTTTPCWLRGSADIVKACEEKLGIHMGETTPDMNFTLSEVECLGACVNAPMVQINDEYYEDLTPARMKEIIDALAAGKDVPKGPQNGRRASMSAAGPTTLVAEAKKAGVA comes from the coding sequence ATGAAGCCGCGCATCGCCCCGCCAGACCAGCAACCCGAACATTTCGCCTTTGCGGATATGGCGAAGGTAAAGGCGATCATCGCCCGCTATCCGGAAGGGCGCCAGCAATCGGCGGTGATGCCGCTTCTCGATCTTGTGATGCGCCAGACGGCGGGTGAGGCGAAATCGGGCGGCGGCTGGATCCCCGAAGTCGCGATGGACGAAATCGCGCGGATTCTGGAGATGCCTAAAATCAAGGTTTACGAGGTCGCGACGTTTTATTCGATGTATATCCTCGCGCCCGTGGGCAAGCATCATATCCAGTGCTGCACCACCACGCCGTGCTGGCTGCGCGGCAGCGCGGATATCGTCAAGGCGTGCGAGGAAAAGCTGGGCATCCACATGGGCGAAACCACGCCGGACATGAATTTCACGCTGTCCGAGGTCGAATGCCTTGGCGCGTGCGTCAACGCGCCGATGGTGCAGATCAACGACGAATATTACGAAGACCTGACGCCCGCGCGGATGAAGGAGATCATCGACGCGCTTGCCGCCGGCAAAGACGTGCCCAAGGGGCCGCAGAACGGGCGCCGGGCATCGATGTCGGCGGCCGGGCCCACGACGTTGGTCGCCGAGGCCAAAAAGGCGGGGGTGGCGTAA
- a CDS encoding acyltransferase, with protein MKPDAVPHSSAQRQIQSIQVMRALGIFVILSAHIGLAAAFGDPFLAPDVPRWLVLLIGNASDGMLDIFFVGSGFVMVYITQGQTGTLAAARKFAWARITKLVPTYWVYTTLAVLAGALLGNNAGFQAPDFVHAIKSYLFIPYGTEVMGDVFGGSHLWVRPVLPAGWTLNFEMYFYAVFMLGLMMPGRRGIAFMAAWALAMAAIRPFVPEAWAALHFWTSSTILKFLAGNVLGYAYARGVRFDVSRAAALGVGCVAFVLHWCTYALFLDRPDTFVFHLLTAAFSGTMVGCAVLTPFVEARNKPRWLVELGDSTYSIYLSHIFVYVPAYAVLQSLFVMTMPQRVVVAVACFVFSLLLGWASYRRIELPLIAWARGVRRRSSAGA; from the coding sequence ATGAAGCCAGACGCCGTTCCGCATTCCAGCGCCCAGCGCCAGATCCAGAGCATTCAGGTAATGCGCGCGCTTGGCATCTTCGTGATCTTAAGCGCGCATATCGGGCTTGCCGCCGCGTTCGGCGATCCGTTCCTTGCGCCGGACGTGCCGCGCTGGCTGGTGCTTTTGATCGGCAACGCGTCGGACGGGATGCTGGATATTTTCTTCGTCGGGTCGGGGTTCGTGATGGTCTATATCACGCAAGGGCAGACCGGCACCCTCGCGGCGGCGCGCAAATTCGCCTGGGCGCGGATCACCAAGCTGGTGCCGACTTATTGGGTGTATACGACGCTGGCCGTTCTTGCGGGTGCGCTCCTTGGCAACAATGCGGGGTTTCAGGCGCCGGATTTCGTCCACGCGATCAAGTCGTACCTGTTCATTCCCTATGGCACCGAGGTGATGGGCGATGTGTTCGGCGGCAGTCATTTATGGGTGCGGCCCGTTTTGCCCGCCGGATGGACGCTGAATTTCGAGATGTATTTTTACGCGGTGTTCATGCTGGGGCTGATGATGCCGGGGCGGCGCGGCATTGCGTTCATGGCGGCCTGGGCGTTGGCCATGGCCGCGATACGCCCCTTCGTGCCTGAAGCGTGGGCGGCGCTGCATTTCTGGACGTCGTCGACCATTCTGAAATTTCTGGCCGGGAACGTGCTGGGTTATGCCTATGCGCGGGGGGTGCGGTTCGACGTATCACGCGCGGCGGCGCTGGGCGTGGGGTGCGTCGCCTTTGTCCTGCACTGGTGCACCTATGCGCTGTTTCTGGATCGTCCGGATACGTTCGTCTTCCATCTGCTGACGGCCGCATTTTCCGGGACCATGGTCGGGTGCGCGGTGCTGACGCCGTTCGTCGAGGCGCGCAATAAGCCGCGCTGGCTGGTCGAGCTGGGGGACAGCACCTATTCGATCTATCTAAGCCATATCTTCGTCTATGTACCGGCCTATGCGGTTTTGCAATCGCTGTTCGTGATGACGATGCCGCAACGCGTGGTCGTGGCTGTTGCGTGTTTCGTGTTTTCGCTGTTGTTGGGGTGGGCGAGTTACCGGCGCATCGAATTGCCGCTGATCGCGTGGGCGCGCGGCGTCAGGCGGCGGTCATCGGCAGGGGCCTGA